One Phycisphaera mikurensis NBRC 102666 DNA window includes the following coding sequences:
- a CDS encoding copper-binding protein produces MTGLLRCAPAPLALVCLLCGFLPAAAGCGDADRNAATDGGVEAPVGHRYAMAGEVLSVAEEPIGGLPRLTIHHDPVPEFRDLETGEVVGMPAMSMPFPLAAGLNAPAVGERVSFTLLVDGGDHGGLPYVIVELAPEPKGSPAS; encoded by the coding sequence ATGACCGGTCTTCTCCGCTGTGCTCCCGCCCCGCTCGCCCTGGTCTGTCTGCTGTGCGGCTTCCTGCCCGCGGCCGCGGGCTGCGGCGACGCGGACCGGAACGCGGCAACCGACGGTGGCGTCGAGGCGCCCGTCGGTCATCGCTACGCGATGGCCGGCGAGGTGCTCTCGGTGGCGGAAGAGCCGATCGGCGGCCTCCCGCGCCTGACGATCCATCATGACCCGGTCCCGGAGTTCCGGGACTTGGAGACCGGCGAGGTGGTGGGGATGCCCGCGATGTCGATGCCCTTCCCACTCGCGGCGGGCTTGAACGCTCCTGCCGTCGGCGAGCGGGTGTCGTTCACGCTCCTGGTCGACGGCGGCGATCACGGCGGGCTGCCGTACGTGATCGTGGAGCTTGCGCCCGAACCCAAAGGATCGCCCGCGTCCTGA
- a CDS encoding NAD-dependent epimerase/dehydratase family protein, whose translation MAAPQRILVTGGAGFVGSRLVKKLQETIPGVDLLVVDDFRTGTFANLSEEGKRGWSYRGRVIAYPLHEVDIDGLIEDFEPDAVYHEASITDTTVEDEAAMIRDNVEPFEALLAVCLEREIPLVWVSSAATYGTQASGATAERRLFKPDDAGRPANVYGFSKWVMENAQRRLMPHFPDGHVVGLRYFNVFGPGEANKGHMASMIRQLALQMLDGKRPRIFAPGTQARDHVHVSDVVDATIAAARPGARSGIYNVGTGEATSFNQVVDALNEALGTDLQPEYFDNPFRFYQDHTQADLAETREALKWKPRFSTAEGIKHYAGILKSEREENRG comes from the coding sequence ATGGCAGCCCCGCAACGCATCCTCGTCACCGGCGGCGCCGGCTTCGTCGGCTCCCGGCTCGTCAAGAAGCTCCAGGAGACGATCCCCGGCGTCGACCTCCTGGTGGTGGACGACTTCCGCACCGGGACCTTCGCGAACCTCTCCGAGGAGGGGAAGCGGGGCTGGAGCTACCGCGGCCGGGTGATCGCGTACCCGCTGCACGAGGTCGACATCGACGGGCTCATCGAGGACTTCGAGCCCGACGCCGTCTACCACGAAGCCTCCATCACCGACACCACGGTGGAGGACGAGGCGGCGATGATCCGCGACAACGTCGAGCCCTTCGAAGCGTTGCTGGCCGTGTGCCTCGAGAGAGAGATCCCGCTGGTCTGGGTGTCGTCGGCGGCGACCTACGGGACGCAGGCCAGCGGGGCGACCGCGGAGCGACGGCTGTTCAAGCCGGACGACGCCGGACGGCCGGCGAACGTCTACGGCTTCTCCAAGTGGGTGATGGAGAACGCCCAGCGGCGGCTGATGCCGCACTTCCCCGACGGGCACGTCGTCGGGCTGCGCTACTTCAACGTGTTCGGGCCGGGCGAGGCCAACAAGGGGCACATGGCGTCGATGATCCGGCAGCTGGCCCTGCAGATGCTCGACGGCAAGCGGCCGCGGATCTTCGCCCCGGGCACGCAGGCCCGCGACCACGTGCACGTGAGCGACGTGGTGGACGCGACGATCGCGGCGGCGCGGCCCGGGGCGCGAAGCGGGATCTACAACGTGGGCACGGGGGAGGCGACGAGCTTCAACCAGGTGGTGGACGCCCTCAACGAGGCGCTGGGCACCGATCTGCAGCCGGAGTACTTCGACAACCCCTTCCGCTTCTACCAGGACCACACGCAGGCGGACCTCGCCGAGACGAGGGAGGCTCTCAAGTGGAAGCCCCGCTTCTCGACCGCGGAGGGGATCAAGCACTACGCGGGGATCCTCAAGAGCGAGCGGGAGGAGAACCGGGGGTGA
- a CDS encoding KdsC family phosphatase, producing MTAPGTLRLLVLDVDGVLTDGGLFYGPGEVELKRFHTRDGLAIKAAPGAGLAIGILTARTSAALTRRAAELGVELVIQGSSDKSRDLRRLLTAARVQPEEAAYMGDDLPDLGPMARCGYAVAPADAAAEVRAAADLVTEAKGGCGAVREAIERLLKAGGRWEKVLAGFTGA from the coding sequence ATGACCGCCCCGGGAACCCTCCGCCTCCTCGTGCTCGACGTCGACGGTGTGCTGACCGATGGCGGCCTCTTCTACGGCCCCGGCGAGGTCGAACTCAAGCGCTTCCACACCCGCGACGGCCTCGCCATCAAGGCCGCGCCCGGCGCCGGCCTCGCCATCGGCATCCTCACCGCCCGCACCTCCGCCGCCCTCACCCGCCGCGCCGCCGAGCTCGGCGTCGAACTGGTGATCCAGGGCAGCAGCGACAAGAGCCGCGACCTCCGCCGCCTGCTCACCGCCGCCCGCGTGCAGCCCGAAGAGGCCGCCTACATGGGCGACGACCTGCCCGACCTGGGCCCGATGGCTCGCTGCGGCTACGCCGTCGCCCCCGCCGACGCCGCGGCCGAGGTGCGCGCCGCCGCCGACCTCGTGACCGAGGCCAAAGGGGGCTGCGGGGCCGTCCGCGAGGCGATCGAGCGGCTGCTGAAGGCCGGCGGGAGGTGGGAGAAGGTGCTGGCCGGATTCACCGGGGCCTGA
- a CDS encoding SIS domain-containing protein encodes MAPTAPQPDAAADPADRDTLALARRVLDAEADAVRGVEPGAAFAAAVSALLAAGESGGVLLVAGVGKSGQIAAKLSATFASTGTPSHPLDPVEAFHGGLGRVRPGDAALLLSHSGDTAEVVALAERLADAGTPIVSITGGRGGELAALSDHALSIGRVVEAPPLGLAPTASTAATLALGDALALCCAARRGFGERDFHRFHGGGGLGRLMTPVAEALRFRCGGASANLAAVPADATVRAGFDAAAAAAGAAGVRRAGALVVVGPDGRLVGVFTDGDLRRLVFRGGDGDPLSRPLAAVMTRDPKHLGPGATMRDAAELVRRLRIDEVPVVDGDNRPIGLLDIQDLVAFRLVDRGGG; translated from the coding sequence ATGGCTCCAACCGCCCCGCAGCCCGATGCCGCCGCCGATCCCGCGGACCGCGACACCCTCGCCCTCGCCCGCCGCGTGCTCGACGCCGAGGCCGACGCGGTCCGCGGCGTCGAGCCCGGCGCCGCCTTCGCCGCCGCCGTCTCGGCGCTGCTCGCCGCCGGCGAGAGCGGGGGGGTGCTGCTGGTGGCGGGCGTGGGCAAGTCCGGCCAGATCGCCGCCAAGCTCTCCGCCACCTTCGCCTCCACCGGCACGCCCTCGCACCCGCTCGACCCGGTGGAAGCCTTCCACGGCGGCCTCGGACGCGTCCGCCCCGGCGACGCCGCGCTCCTGCTCTCGCACTCGGGCGACACCGCCGAGGTCGTCGCGCTCGCCGAGCGGCTGGCCGACGCCGGCACGCCGATCGTCTCGATCACCGGCGGCCGCGGCGGCGAGCTGGCCGCCCTCAGCGACCACGCCCTGTCGATCGGCCGCGTGGTGGAGGCGCCACCGCTGGGCCTTGCGCCCACGGCCAGCACGGCCGCCACGCTCGCGCTCGGCGACGCCCTGGCGCTGTGCTGCGCGGCGCGTCGGGGCTTCGGCGAGCGCGACTTCCACCGCTTCCACGGCGGTGGCGGCCTCGGCCGGCTGATGACCCCCGTCGCCGAGGCGCTCCGCTTCCGCTGCGGCGGCGCGTCCGCGAACCTCGCCGCGGTGCCGGCGGACGCCACCGTGCGGGCGGGCTTCGACGCCGCCGCGGCCGCCGCGGGCGCCGCCGGCGTCCGCCGGGCCGGCGCCCTGGTGGTCGTCGGCCCCGACGGCCGCCTCGTCGGGGTCTTCACCGACGGCGACCTCCGCCGCCTGGTCTTCCGGGGCGGCGACGGGGACCCGCTGTCGCGCCCGCTCGCCGCGGTCATGACCCGCGACCCGAAGCACCTCGGCCCCGGAGCCACGATGCGGGACGCCGCCGAGCTCGTCCGCCGCCTGCGGATCGACGAGGTGCCCGTCGTCGACGGCGACAACCGCCCGATCGGCCTCCTGGACATCCAGGATCTCGTCGCCTTCCGCCTCGTCGACCGCGGCGGCGGCTGA
- a CDS encoding segregation and condensation protein A has product MAEAPPPTQAAAPAEREADEAGAEAAHRVELDAFEGPLDLLLHLVKRHEIDLFDIPMAELVQQYLEHVRAIEVLDVDRAGAFLVMAATLVEVKSRTLVPAAGRGDDAKDAAELEEAAAADPRLELVQQLLAYRRFKEAAAALEARRLDWESRHPAAAGRSEAADEDPHAPPPLELDEANAMDLTHAFARAMEAIGHVGDHEVEVDDTPISLHAEDIADRIARDGGEARTLTLGQVIAGRGRGEAIGLFLALLELVRQRRLTVAAGGAADGTETRLSLRDPDTEEELDADAEAEAPDVEDLDAFDWAEPAARERHARRLRLRAQRAAEEAADAPAGPRPPEVPPGPAGHAAPA; this is encoded by the coding sequence ATGGCCGAAGCCCCGCCCCCCACCCAGGCCGCTGCGCCGGCCGAGCGCGAAGCCGACGAGGCCGGTGCGGAGGCCGCCCATCGGGTCGAGCTCGACGCGTTCGAGGGCCCGCTGGACCTGCTGCTGCACCTGGTGAAGCGGCACGAGATCGACCTCTTCGACATCCCGATGGCCGAGCTCGTCCAGCAGTACCTCGAGCACGTGCGGGCGATCGAGGTGCTCGACGTCGACCGCGCCGGCGCCTTCCTGGTGATGGCGGCGACGCTGGTGGAAGTCAAGAGCCGCACGCTGGTGCCGGCCGCCGGCCGCGGCGACGACGCGAAGGACGCGGCGGAGCTGGAGGAGGCCGCCGCGGCGGATCCGCGGCTGGAGCTGGTGCAGCAGCTGCTCGCGTACCGGCGTTTCAAAGAAGCGGCGGCTGCGCTGGAGGCGCGACGCTTGGACTGGGAGTCGCGGCACCCGGCCGCGGCGGGCCGCTCGGAGGCGGCCGACGAGGACCCCCACGCCCCGCCGCCGCTGGAACTCGACGAGGCCAACGCGATGGACCTCACCCACGCCTTCGCCCGCGCGATGGAGGCGATCGGGCACGTGGGGGATCACGAGGTCGAGGTCGACGACACGCCGATCTCGCTGCACGCCGAGGACATCGCCGACCGCATCGCCCGCGACGGCGGCGAGGCCCGGACGCTGACGCTCGGGCAGGTGATCGCCGGCCGCGGCCGCGGCGAAGCGATCGGGCTGTTCCTGGCGCTGCTCGAGCTCGTCCGGCAGCGCCGGCTGACGGTCGCGGCGGGCGGAGCCGCGGACGGGACGGAGACCAGGCTGTCGCTGCGTGATCCCGACACCGAGGAGGAGCTGGACGCGGACGCGGAGGCGGAGGCGCCGGACGTGGAAGACCTCGACGCCTTCGATTGGGCGGAGCCGGCGGCCCGGGAGCGGCACGCGCGACGCCTGCGGCTGCGGGCGCAGCGGGCGGCGGAGGAAGCGGCGGACGCCCCCGCGGGACCCCGCCCGCCGGAGGTGCCGCCCGGGCCGGCCGGGCACGCCGCGCCGGCGTGA